The following coding sequences are from one Gossypium hirsutum isolate 1008001.06 chromosome A12, Gossypium_hirsutum_v2.1, whole genome shotgun sequence window:
- the LOC107929610 gene encoding beta-1,6-galactosyltransferase GALT31A — MGLSRAHKTANGVSTRWVSFFCIASFFLGVLVINRLWTSSDPVKINEASSVQTHGRKEVHPLVNCDKDTSVEAGDILSRVSQTHDVIMTLDKTISSLEVQLAAARAAKGDSNEGSPMVTRPGIENLKERPKLFFVMGIITAFSSRKRRDSIRETWMPQGEELKRLEKEKGIIMRFVIGHSATPGGILDRGIEAEEEQYKDFLRLNHIEGYHELSSKTQIYFSTAVAKWDADFYIKVDDDVHVNLGMVGSTLARHRSKPRVYIGCMKSGPVLAQKGVKYHEPEYWKFGEEGNKYFRHATGQIYAVSKDLATYISVNRHILHRYANEDVSLGSWFIGLDVEHIDERSLCCGTLLDCEWKAQAGNPCGASFDWSCSGICKSVERMQEVHQRCGEGDDAIWHTSF; from the exons ATGGGTTTGAGTAGAGCTCACAAGACTGCCAATGGAGTTTCTACCAGATGGGTTTCTTTCTTTTGCATTGCTAGCTTCTTCTTGGGTGTGCTTGTTATCAACAG ATTGTGGACTAGTTCCGATCCTGTCAAAATCAATGAGGCTTCTTCTGTACAGACACATGGGAGAAAGGAAGTTCATCCCTTGGTTAATTGTGATAAG GATACTTCTGTCGAGGCAGGTGATATTCTTTCTCGAGTTTCACAAACTCATGATGTAATTAT GACATTAGACAAAACAATCTCCTCATTGGAGGTCCAGCTAGCTGCTGCTAGAGCTGCCAAGGGAGATAGTAATGAAGGATCTCCGATGGTTACAAGACCTGGAATCGAGAACTTGAAGGAACGCCCGAAACTTTTCTTTGTTATGGGAATTATAACAGCATTCAGCAGTAGGAAAAGAAGGGACTCGATCAGGGAAACTTGGATGCCTCAAG GGGAGGAATTAAAGAGGTTGGAGAAAGAGAAGGGAATTATAATGCGATTTGTCATAGGACACAG TGCAACCCCGGGTGGTATTTTGGATCGAGGGATTGAAGCTGAAGAGGAGCAATACAAGGATTTTCTGCGCCTG AATCACATAGAAGGTTACCATGAATTATCATCGAAAACCCAAATATACTTTTCCACAGCTGTTGCTAAGTGGGATGCAGACTTTTATATTAAAGTTGACGATGATGTACATGTAAATCTGG GTATGGTGGGTTCTACATTGGCCCGTCACAGATCAAAACCCCGTGTTTATATCGGTTGCATGAAATCTGGACCTGTTCTAGCACAGAA AGGGGTCAAATACCATGAGCCAGAATATTGGAAATTTGGTGAGGAGGGAAACAAATACTTTAGGCATGCAACCGGACAAATATACGCAGTGTCCAAAGACTTGGCAACCTACATCTCCGTCAAtcg GCACATACTTCATAGATATGCAAACGAAGATGTCTCTTTAGGTTCTTGGTTTATTGGTCTTGATGTTGAGCATATTGACGAACGAAGCCTCTGCTGTGGTACTCTCTTGG ATTGCGAGTGGAAAGCTCAAGCAGGGAATCCATGTGGTGCATCTTTTGATTGGAGCTGCAGTGGCATTTGCAAGTCCGTGGAGAGGATGCAGGAAGTGCATCAGCGATGCGGGGAGGGCGACGATGCCATATGGCATACAAGCTTCTAA
- the LOC107929577 gene encoding subtilisin-like protease SBT3.8 isoform X1 — translation MGSNPLPSFVIVLILLVLNGQGPMTAKVEAKSTVHIVYLGERQHDDPKRATDSHHDLLATVVGSKEIASDLMVYSYRHGFSGFAAKLTESQAQKLSELPGVVRVIPNTLHRLQTTRSWDFLGLSSHYPNHVLQNSKMGDGVIIGVFDTGIWPESKAFSDEGLGPIPSHWKGVCKSGDQFNAATHCNRKIIGARWFIDGFLAEYGRLLNTSDDPEFLSPRDANGHGTHTSSTASGAYVRNVSYRGLLSGTVRGGAPRARLAIYKVCWNVLGGQCASADILKAFDEAIHDGVDVLSLSIGYSLPLFSDVDERDGIATGSFHAVARGITVVCGAANEGPSAQTVQNTAPWILTVAASTMDRALPTPITLGNNKTFLGQAIFTGKEKGFTGLTYPEGTGLDPTSAGACQSLSLNSTLVAGKVVLCFASVTGRVAIRLAAATVQEAGGIGLIIAKNPRDALIECRDGFPCIEVDYEIGTRILYYILSTKSPTVKLGHSKTLVGKPVSAKVAFFSSRGPSSIAPEILKPDITAPGVNILAATSQLDQWMDGGYAIHSGTSMATPHVSGIVALLKAIHPDWSPAAIKSALVTTARTKDASGFPLFAEGSPKKLANPFDFGGGIVNPNGAADPGLVYDMGLSDYIHYLCAMGYNNSAISRLTGQSTACSAEKPSFLDVNLPSITISSLRNSVTLTRTVTNVGSPNSIYRADIETPTGMTVTVKPHILVFNSRTKKISFNVTICATKQVNTGYFFGSLTWRNEQNAVRIPLSVKTEILQSYADDN, via the exons ATGGGATCAAATCCGTTGCCATCCtttgttattgttttaattcTCTTGGTTCTTAATGGCCAAGGACCGATGACTGCAAAAGTTGAAGCCAAAAGCACT GTTCACATCGTTTACCTTGGAGAAAGGCAACATGATGATCCGAAGCGGGCTACGGATTCTCATCATGACTTGCTTGCTACGGTGGTAGGGAG TAAGGAGATAGCCTCAGATTTGATGGTTTACAGTTACAGACATGGCTTCTCCGGGTTTGCAGCCAAGCTTACAGAGTCACAGGCACAAAAACTCTCAG AGTTGCCTGGTGTTGTTCGAGTAATACCGAATACCCTTCACAGACTGCAAACAACTAGGAGTTGGGATTTCCTTGGCTTGTCTTCTCATTATCCTAATCATGTTCTTCAAAACAGCAAGATGGGTGATGGAGTAATCATTGGTGTCTTTGATACTG GAATATGGCCAGAGTCTAAAGCATTTAGTGACGAAGGGCTTGGACCGATCCCATCTCATTGGAAGGGTGTGTGTAAATCTGGGGACCAGTTCAATGCAGCAACTCACTGCAATAGGAAAATCATTGGAGCTCGTTGGTTCATCGATGGATTTCTTGCTGAGTATGGACGGCTACTGAACACATCTGATGATCCTGAGTTCTTGTCACCGAGAGATGCTAATGGACATGGAACGCATACATCTAGCACAGCAAGTGGTGCTTATGTAAGAAATGTTAGCTATAGAGGACTTCTTTCCGGGACAGTAAGAGGTGGTGCGCCGCGTGCTCGGCTGGCCATATATAAAGTCTGTTGGAATGTGCTTGGTGGACAATGTGCATCAGCTGATATTTTGAAAGCCTTTGATGAAGCAATACATGATGGAGTTGATGTTTTATCACTTTCAATTGGGTATTCATTACCTTTATTTTCAGATGTCGATGAACGAGATGGGATTGCTACAGGCTCTTTCCATGCCGTTGCTCGGGGCATCACGGTTGTTTGTGGAGCTGCAAATGAAGGACCTTCAGCTCAAACAGTGCAGAACACAGCACCATGGATATTAACCGTTGCAGCAAGTACCATGGATCGAGCTTTGCCTACACCCATAACGCTTGGGAACAATAAAACCTTCTTG GGTCAAGCCATTTTCACAGGAAAGGAGAAGGGATTTACCGGCTTGACATACCCAGAGGGCACGGGGCTCGACCCTACTTCTGCAGG AGCATGCCAATCTCTTTCACTTAATTCAACATTGGTAGCTGGAAAAGTGGTACTTTGCTTTGCCTCAGTCACCGGTAGAGTTGCCATAAGACTTGCTGCGGCAACTGTACAAGAAGCAGGAGGGATTGGGCTGATTATTGCTAAAAATCCAAGGGATGCCTTGATTGAATGCAGGGATGGCTTCCCGTGCATTGAAGTTGACTATGAAATTGGCACCCGAATACTCTATTACATTCTATCCACAAA GTCCCCCacagtgaaattaggccattcaAAAACACTTGTAGGCAAGCCTGTATCAGCAAAGGTGGCCTTTTTCTCATCAAGAGGCCCTAGCTCCATTGCACCAGAAATTCTCAAG CCAGACATAACTGCACCTGGAGTGAATATACTAGCTGCAACTTCTCAGCTGGATCAGTGGATGGATGGTGGATATGCCATACACTCAGGCACTTCAATGGCTACTCCTCATGTTTCAGGCATTGTTGCACTTCTCAAAGCAATACACCCTGATTGGTCTCCTGCAGCTATTAAATCTGCATTAGTCACAACCG CAAGAACAAAGGATGCATCAGGTTTCCCACTCTTTGCTGAGGGATCACCTAAAAAACTGGCTAATCCATTTGATTTTGGAGGTGGCATTGTAAACCCCAATGGAGCAGCAGATCCTGGCCTAGTATATGACATGGGGTTATCGGACTACATTCATTACCTTTGTGCCATGGGGTATAATAACTCCGCCATCAGTCGACTTACAGGGCAATCTACAGCGTGTTCAGCTGAAAAGCCTTCCTTTCTAGATGTGAATCTACCATCCATAACCATTTCAAGTCTAAGAAATTCAGTAACTCTTACTAGAACTGTGACAAATGTGGGGTCCCCTAATTCAATTTATAGAGCTGATATTGAGACTCCAACCGGCATGACTGTAACAGTAAAGCCTCACATCTTGGTCTTCAACTCTAGAACCAAGAAGATCTCCTTCAATGTTACAATATGTGCAACAAAACAGGTGAATACAGGGTATTTCTTTGGGAGCCTGACTTGGAGAAATGAACAAAATGCTGTGAGAATTCCATTGTCAGTAAAAACTGAGATTTTACAATCTTATGCTGATGATAATTAA
- the LOC107929577 gene encoding subtilisin-like protease SBT3.8 isoform X2 — protein sequence MGSNPLPSFVIVLILLVLNGQGPMTAKVEAKSTVHIVYLGERQHDDPKRATDSHHDLLATVVGSKEIASDLMVYSYRHGFSGFAAKLTESQAQKLSELPGVVRVIPNTLHRLQTTRSWDFLGLSSHYPNHVLQNSKMGDGVIIGVFDTGIWPESKAFSDEGLGPIPSHWKGVCKSGDQFNAATHCNRKIIGARWFIDGFLAEYGRLLNTSDDPEFLSPRDANGHGTHTSSTASGAYVRNVSYRGLLSGTVRGGAPRARLAIYKVCWNVLGGQCASADILKAFDEAIHDGVDVLSLSIGYSLPLFSDVDERDGIATGSFHAVARGITVVCGAANEGPSAQTVQNTAPWILTVAASTMDRALPTPITLGNNKTFLGQAIFTGKEKGFTGLTYPEGTGLDPTSAGACQSLSLNSTLVAGKVVLCFASVTGRVAIRLAAATVQEAGGIGLIIAKNPRDALIECRDGFPCIEVDYEIGTRILYYILSTKSPTVKLGHSKTLVGKPVSAKVAFFSSRGPSSIAPEILKPDITAPGVNILAATSQLDQWMDGGYAIHSGTSMATPHVSGIVALLKAIHPDWSPAAIKSALVTTARTKDASGFPLFAEGSPKKLANPFDFGGGIVNPNGAADPGLVYDMGLSDYIHYLCAMGYNNSAISRLTGQSTACSAEKPSFLDVNLPSITISSLRNSVTLTRTVTNVGSPNSIYRADIETPTGMTVTVKPHILVFNSRTKKISFNVTICATKQNSKTEKP from the exons ATGGGATCAAATCCGTTGCCATCCtttgttattgttttaattcTCTTGGTTCTTAATGGCCAAGGACCGATGACTGCAAAAGTTGAAGCCAAAAGCACT GTTCACATCGTTTACCTTGGAGAAAGGCAACATGATGATCCGAAGCGGGCTACGGATTCTCATCATGACTTGCTTGCTACGGTGGTAGGGAG TAAGGAGATAGCCTCAGATTTGATGGTTTACAGTTACAGACATGGCTTCTCCGGGTTTGCAGCCAAGCTTACAGAGTCACAGGCACAAAAACTCTCAG AGTTGCCTGGTGTTGTTCGAGTAATACCGAATACCCTTCACAGACTGCAAACAACTAGGAGTTGGGATTTCCTTGGCTTGTCTTCTCATTATCCTAATCATGTTCTTCAAAACAGCAAGATGGGTGATGGAGTAATCATTGGTGTCTTTGATACTG GAATATGGCCAGAGTCTAAAGCATTTAGTGACGAAGGGCTTGGACCGATCCCATCTCATTGGAAGGGTGTGTGTAAATCTGGGGACCAGTTCAATGCAGCAACTCACTGCAATAGGAAAATCATTGGAGCTCGTTGGTTCATCGATGGATTTCTTGCTGAGTATGGACGGCTACTGAACACATCTGATGATCCTGAGTTCTTGTCACCGAGAGATGCTAATGGACATGGAACGCATACATCTAGCACAGCAAGTGGTGCTTATGTAAGAAATGTTAGCTATAGAGGACTTCTTTCCGGGACAGTAAGAGGTGGTGCGCCGCGTGCTCGGCTGGCCATATATAAAGTCTGTTGGAATGTGCTTGGTGGACAATGTGCATCAGCTGATATTTTGAAAGCCTTTGATGAAGCAATACATGATGGAGTTGATGTTTTATCACTTTCAATTGGGTATTCATTACCTTTATTTTCAGATGTCGATGAACGAGATGGGATTGCTACAGGCTCTTTCCATGCCGTTGCTCGGGGCATCACGGTTGTTTGTGGAGCTGCAAATGAAGGACCTTCAGCTCAAACAGTGCAGAACACAGCACCATGGATATTAACCGTTGCAGCAAGTACCATGGATCGAGCTTTGCCTACACCCATAACGCTTGGGAACAATAAAACCTTCTTG GGTCAAGCCATTTTCACAGGAAAGGAGAAGGGATTTACCGGCTTGACATACCCAGAGGGCACGGGGCTCGACCCTACTTCTGCAGG AGCATGCCAATCTCTTTCACTTAATTCAACATTGGTAGCTGGAAAAGTGGTACTTTGCTTTGCCTCAGTCACCGGTAGAGTTGCCATAAGACTTGCTGCGGCAACTGTACAAGAAGCAGGAGGGATTGGGCTGATTATTGCTAAAAATCCAAGGGATGCCTTGATTGAATGCAGGGATGGCTTCCCGTGCATTGAAGTTGACTATGAAATTGGCACCCGAATACTCTATTACATTCTATCCACAAA GTCCCCCacagtgaaattaggccattcaAAAACACTTGTAGGCAAGCCTGTATCAGCAAAGGTGGCCTTTTTCTCATCAAGAGGCCCTAGCTCCATTGCACCAGAAATTCTCAAG CCAGACATAACTGCACCTGGAGTGAATATACTAGCTGCAACTTCTCAGCTGGATCAGTGGATGGATGGTGGATATGCCATACACTCAGGCACTTCAATGGCTACTCCTCATGTTTCAGGCATTGTTGCACTTCTCAAAGCAATACACCCTGATTGGTCTCCTGCAGCTATTAAATCTGCATTAGTCACAACCG CAAGAACAAAGGATGCATCAGGTTTCCCACTCTTTGCTGAGGGATCACCTAAAAAACTGGCTAATCCATTTGATTTTGGAGGTGGCATTGTAAACCCCAATGGAGCAGCAGATCCTGGCCTAGTATATGACATGGGGTTATCGGACTACATTCATTACCTTTGTGCCATGGGGTATAATAACTCCGCCATCAGTCGACTTACAGGGCAATCTACAGCGTGTTCAGCTGAAAAGCCTTCCTTTCTAGATGTGAATCTACCATCCATAACCATTTCAAGTCTAAGAAATTCAGTAACTCTTACTAGAACTGTGACAAATGTGGGGTCCCCTAATTCAATTTATAGAGCTGATATTGAGACTCCAACCGGCATGACTGTAACAGTAAAGCCTCACATCTTGGTCTTCAACTCTAGAACCAAGAAGATCTCCTTCAATGTTACAATATGTGCAACAAAACAG AACTCCAAGACTGAAAAACCATAG
- the LOC107929578 gene encoding caffeic acid 3-O-methyltransferase, whose amino-acid sequence MNFKETQQATTWTDEEDKQAQQYAMQLVSSSVVPMVLKAAIELGVFEIIQRAGPSALLSPSQIASQLPSQANPKAPLVLDRILRLLATHSILTYSLVTNQADGQVDRLYGLAPVAKYFITSPSGGSLSPMLDLYQDKVTMDSWYHLKDAVLEGGSPFNKAHGVKTSEYMKKDPRFGSIFKAAMMDYNKLFVEEMLKSYRGFDGLNSLVDVGGGNGFILHSIVSKYPTIKGINFDLPHVIDKSPSYPGIENVAGDVFKSVPKGDAIFTKWVLHHFEDKQCVEVLRNCYEALPARGKVIAVQTVIPEGPDANPLCKSVYPFELLSTTMNEGAKERTEKEFEKVAKDAGFSRLRVACCVYGFSVLEFCKNM is encoded by the exons ATGAATTTTAAAGAAACCCAACAAGCCACAACATGGACCGATGAAGAAGACAAACAAGCCCAGCAATATGCCATGCAACTGGTTAGCTCATCGGTGGTGCCCATGGTGTTGAAAGCAGCTATTGAACTTGGTGTGTTTGAGATTATACAAAGAGCTGGTCCTAGTGCGCTGCTGTCACCTTCCCAGATTGCATCCCAACTTCCATCTCAGGCTAATCCGAAAGCCCCTTTGGTCCTTGATCGAATCCTCCGCCTTCTAGCTACCCACTCCATCCTCACTTACTCTCTTGTAACAAACCAAGCAGATGGCCAGGTTGACAGGCTCTATGGTTTGGCACCTGTTGCCAAATACTTCATTACAAGCCCAAGTGGAGGATCCTTGTCGCCTATGTTAGACTTGTATCAGGACAAAGTCACTATGGATTCCTG GTACCACCTGAAAGATGCAGTCTTAGAAGGGGGGAGTCCATTTAACAAGGCACATGGAGTAAAGACCAGTGAGTATATGAAAAAAGATCCAAGGTTTGGAAGCATCTTCAAGGCCGCTATGATGGATTACAACAAGCTTTTCGTGGAAGAGATGTTGAAAAGTTACCGAGGTTTTGATGGCTTGAATTCATTGGTTGATGTAGGTGGCGGCAATGGTTTTATTCTCCACAGTATTGTTTCCAAGTACCCTACCATTAAGGGTATTAACTTCGATCTGCCACATGTTATTGACAAGTCACCCTCCTATCCTG GAATTGAGAATGTGGCTGGAGATGTTTTCAAGAGTGTACCAAAAGGAGACGCCATTTTCACCAAG TGGGTACTCCATCATTTTGAGGACAAGCAATGCGTGGAGGTACTTAGGAACTGCTACGAAGCATTACCGGCGAGGGGGAAAGTGATAGCGGTGCAAACAGTAATCCCTGAAGGCCCTGATGCCAACCCCTTATGTAAAAGTGTGTATCCGTTTGAATTGTTGTCGACAACCATGAACGAAGGCGCAAAGGAAAGGACAGAAAAAGAATTCGAGAAAGTGGCGAAGGATGCAGGCTTTTCTCGTCTTCGAGTGGCATGCTGTGTCTATGGTTTTTCAGTCTTGGAGTTCTGCAAAAACATGTGA
- the LOC107929580 gene encoding caffeic acid 3-O-methyltransferase, translated as MSFKESQQGRTWTDEEDKQAQQYAMQLVSSSVVPMVLKAAIELGVFEIIQRAGPGALLSPSQIASQLPSQTNPKAALVLDRILRLLATHSILTYKLQDGHRLYGLAPVAKYFITSSSGGSLSSLLDVFQEKVFMDSWYHLKDAVLEGGSQFNKAHGVEVSEYMSKDARFGDIFKTSMVDYNKLFVEEMLKSYHGFDGLNSLVDVGGGNGFILHSIVSKYPTIKGINFDLPQVIDKSPSYPGIENVAGDMFNSVPKGDAIFMKWIIHCLDDKQCLELLKNCYEALPVNGKVIAVDTVIPEIPDASPSCKSVYQFDVYSMSINESGKERTEKELESLGKGARFSGFRVACGAYGFSVMEFYKRM; from the exons ATGAGTTTTAAAGAAAGCCAACAGGGGAGAACATGGACCGACGAAGAAGACAAACAAGCCCAGCAGTATGCCATGCAACTGGTTAGCTCATCGGTGGTGCCCATGGTATTGAAAGCAGCTATTGAACTTGGTGTGTTTGAGATTATACAAAGAGCTGGTCCTGGTGCACTGCTGTCACCTTCCCAGATTGCATCCCAACTTCCATCACAAACTAATCCAAAAGCCGCTTTGGTCCTTGATCGAATCCTCCGCCTTCTAGCTACCCACTCCATCCTCACCTACAAGCTACAGGATGGCCACAGGCTGTATGGCTTGGCACCTGTTGCCAAATACTTCATTACAAGCTCGAGTGGAGGATCTTTGTCTTCTTTGTTAGACGTGTTTCAGGAGAAAGTCTTCATGGATTCCTG GTACCACCTGAAAGATGCAGTCCTAGAAGGGGGGAGTCAATTTAACAAAGCACATGGAGTAGAGGTCAGTGAGTATATGAGCAAAGATGCGAGGTTTGGAGACATCTTCAAGACCTCTATGGTTGATTACAACAAGTTGTTCGTGGAAGAGATGTTGAAAAGCTACCATGGTTTTGATGGCTTGAATTCATTGGTAGACGTAGGTGGCGGCAACGGTTTTATTCTCCACAGTATTGTTTCCAAGTACCCTACCATCAAGGGTATTAACTTCGATCTGCCACAGGTTATTGACAAGTCACCCTCCTATCCTG GAATTGAGAATGTGGCCGGAGATATGTTCAACAGTGTACCAAAAGGAGACGCCATTTTCATGAAG TGGATAATCCATTGCTTGGACGACAAGCAATGCCTGGAATTACTCAAGAACTGCTATGAAGCATTACCGGTGAACGGGAAAGTGATAGCAGTGGATACGGTCATCCCTGAAATCCCTGATGCCAGTCCCTCATGTAAAAGCGTGTATCAGTTTGATGTGTACTCCATGAGCATCAATGAAAGTGGAAAGGAAAGAACAGAAAAAGAATTGGAGAGCTTGGGGAAGGGAGCACGCTTTTCTGGTTTTCGAGTGGCATGCGGTGCCTATGGTTTCTCAGTCATGGAGTTCTACAAAAGGATGTGA